Proteins from a single region of Leishmania braziliensis MHOM/BR/75/M2904 WGS CADA00000000 data, contig 82, whole genome shotgun sequence:
- a CDS encoding surface antigen-like protein, translating into MTSTRNKFLLALVALVLLATYAAAVKGDCTVENCATCLEEDATKCAECKPGYKRTDAGQCEAISCDVPNCATCLEEDATQCAECKPGYKPTDAGTCEEISCDVPNCATCAAGSTTQCAECKPGYKPTDASTCEAISCDVPNCAMCLEEDATKCKDCNAGYKVTDAGTCEAASDAAAAPHSGVAAVAALAAAVVAYAL; encoded by the coding sequence ATGACCTCCACTCGGAACAAGTTCCTCCTGGCGCTTGTGgccctcgtgctgctcgccacctacgctgctgcggtgaagGGCGACTGCACTGTCGAGAACTGCGCGACGTGCCTTGAAGAGGACGCCACCAAGTGCGCGGAGTGCAAACCTGGCTACAAGCGAACCGACGCAGGCCAGTGCGAGGCGATCTCCTGCGATGTCCCGAACTGCGCAACGTGCCTTGAAGAGGACGCCACCCAGTGCGCGGAGTGCAAACCTGGCTACAAGCCGACCGACGCAGGCACTTGCGAGGAGATCTCCTGCGATGTCCCGAACTGCGcgacgtgcgctgctgggagCACCACCCAGTGCGCGGAGTGCAAACCTGGCTACAAGCCGACCGACGCAAGCACGTGCGAAGCGATCTCCTGCGATGTCCCGAACTGCGCGATGTGCCTTGAAGAGGACGCCACCAAGTGCAAGGACTGCAACGCCGGCTACAAGGTGACCGACGCAGGCACGTGCGAGGCGGCATcggacgccgctgcggccccGCACTCTGGcgttgccgcggtggcagcactggcggctgctgtggtggcctACGCGCTGTGA